In Patescibacteria group bacterium, the genomic window AATTTGAGAGTTTCGAATATTCAGGGAGCATTTATCCCTTCTGTTCTGCCAAAGAAAATATATGAAAAAAATATATTTCTTGTTGGTGATAGTTGTTCTCAGGTAATTCCATTTACTTACGGAGGGCTAAATTTTTCACTTATTAGTGCTTTGCTTATTTCTGAAGCAATAATAAAAAACAAACCAGAGCAATATTGGTTAAACTGGAAAAAAGTATTTTATAGACCAATGTTATTGTCATATCTAAAGAAAAAACTATTTTATAATTTTTTTATGAATAGGAAAAATTTGCCTGAAAAAGTAATAAGGTGGTTTTGGTAAGATTGAGAGAAGCCACAGAGAGAACTAAGAGAAGTTCTATGATAAAATAGTATTCAGGACTGAATAAGAATTACAACTCAAATTAAAATTATAGAATATGCACTACAATGGCTTAAAATACTATTATCTTAATGTAAAATTCCAAATCGAATAGTCGAAGAATTAATTAATTTAAAACCGACAGATGTGTATAGTTAAAACATTTTTTTGATGAAACTATTGACAGCATTAAAAAATACTTTTAGGGCAATAGTTGAGCCGAATAAAGCCTTTAAAAAAATTAAAAATGAAGATAGTCTTTCCCCGCTCTTGGTAGTTCCATTCTTAGCTGCTTTGAGAATTCTTTACATACTTTTACATATATTGGTGGTTCATTATGATGTTTTTCGTACGGTATATTCAAGTTTCTTTGATTTTTTGAGAAAAGAGATTGTTTTAACAGAGGGCCTTTTAATGGCTTATTGGTTTTTTTTAGTTTCTGTAGGTTTATATATATTTGCCAAAATTTTTAGAAAAAATCCAAATTATAAAGCAATT contains:
- a CDS encoding FAD-dependent monooxygenase, yielding MEDVIIVGAGPAGLACALRLAESGISPLVLEKSKEFGRKPCGEMVTESCFNFSICDFLDKRIIERKSIVLDSWKRLTKNLRVSNIQGAFIPSVLPKKIYEKNIFLVGDSCSQVIPFTYGGLNFSLISALLISEAIIKNKPEQYWLNWKKVFYRPMLLSYLKKKLFYNFFMNRKNLPEKVIRWFW